A DNA window from Mastomys coucha isolate ucsf_1 unplaced genomic scaffold, UCSF_Mcou_1 pScaffold21, whole genome shotgun sequence contains the following coding sequences:
- the LOC116101866 gene encoding cytochrome P450 2B19 isoform X1: MELSVLLLLALTAGFLFFLVSQSQPKTHSHFPPGPRPLPFLGNLLQMDRRGLLNSFMQLRDKHGDVFTVHLGPRPVVMLCGTDTIREALVDHAEAFSGRGTVAVLDPIVQGYGVIFASGERWKTLRRFSLATMKDFGMGKRSVEEWIQEEAQCLVEELKKYEGAPLNPTFFFQSVAANIICSIVFGERFDYKDHQFLHLLELIYKTFSLMGSFSSQVFELFSAVLKYFPGTHRQISKNLQEILDYIGHSVEKHRATLNPSAPRDFIDTYLLRMEKEKANHHTEFHHQNLMISVLSLFFAGTETTSTTLRYSFLIMLKYPHVAEKVQEEIDQVIGSHRLPTLDDRTKMPYTDAVIHEIQRFTDLAPIGLPHRVTKDTLFRGYLLPKNTEVYPILSSALHDPRYFEQPDTFNPEHFLDANGALKKSEAFLPFSTGKRMCLGEGIARNELFLFFTTILQNFSLASPVAPENIDLTSNNSGAAKTPPPYQIHFLSR, from the exons ATGGAGCTCAGTGTTCTGCTCCTCCTTGCTCTCACTGCAGgcttcttgtttttcttagtCAGCCAAAGTCAGCCAAAAACTCATAGCCACTTCCCACCAGGACCCCGTCCTCTGCCCTTCTTGGGGAACCTCTTGCAGATGGACAGAAGAGGTCTTCTGAACTCTTTCATGCAG CTTCGTGACAAACATGGAGATGTGTTCACAGTGCACCTGGGACCAAGGCCCGTGGTCATGCTGTGTGGGACAGACACCATAAGGGAGGCTCTAGTGGACCATGCTGAGGCTTTCTCTGGCCGGGGGACAGTTGCTGTGCTTGATCCAATTGTTCAGGGATATG GTGTGATCTTTGCCAGTGGGGAACGTTGGAAGACCCTTCGACGATTCTCTCTGGCCACCATGAAAGACTTTGGGATGGGAAAGCGGAGTGTGGAGGAGTGGATTCAGGAGGAAGCCCAATGTTTGGTAGAGGAACTGAAGAAATATGAGG GAGCCCCCCTGAACCccaccttcttcttccagtccgtCGCAGCAAATATCATCTGCTCCATTGTCTTTGGAGAGCGCTTTGACTACAAAGACCACCAATTCCTTCATCTCCTGGAACTGATCTATAAGACATTTTCCCTCATGGGCTCATTTTCCAGCCAG GTGTTTGAGCTCTTCTCTGCTGTCCTGAAGTACTTTCCTGGCACCCACAGACAAATCTCCAAAAACCTGCAGGAAATCCTTGACTACATTGGCCATAGTGTGGAGAAGCACAGGGCCACCTTGAACCCCAGCGCTCCACGAGACTTCATTGATACCTACCTTCTGCGCATGGAGAAG GAGAAGGCCAACCACCACACAGAGTTCCATCACCAGAACCTCATGATCTCTgtactctctctcttctttgctggCACCGAGACCACCAGCACCACGCTCCGCTACAGCTTCCTGATCATGCTCAAGTATCCCCATGTCGCAG AGAAAGTCCAAGAGGAGATTGATCAGGTGATTGGCTCACACCGATTACCGACTCTTGATGATCGTACCAAAATGCCATACACTGATGCAGTCATCCACGAAATTCAGAGATTTACAGATCTTGCCCCAATTGGTCTACCACACAGAGTCACCAAAGACACACTGTTCCGTGGGTACCTGCTGCCCAAG AACACTGAGGTGTACCCCATCCTGAGTTCAGCTCTTCATGACCCACGGTACTTTGAACAACCAGACACCTTCAATCCTGAGCACTTCCTGGATGCCAATGGGGCACTGAAGAAAAGTGAAGCTTTTCTGCCCTTCTCCACGG GAAAGCGTATGTGTCTTGGAGAAGGCATTGCCCGCAATGAATTGTTCCTTTTCTTCACCACCATCCTCCAGAACTTCTCTTTGGCCAGCCCTGTAGCTCCTGAGAACATTGACCTCACTTCCAATAACAGTGGTGCAGCCAAAACACCCCCACCATACCAGATTCACTTCCTGTCCCGCTGA
- the LOC116101866 gene encoding cytochrome P450 2B19 isoform X2, with protein MLCGTDTIREALVDHAEAFSGRGTVAVLDPIVQGYGVIFASGERWKTLRRFSLATMKDFGMGKRSVEEWIQEEAQCLVEELKKYEGAPLNPTFFFQSVAANIICSIVFGERFDYKDHQFLHLLELIYKTFSLMGSFSSQVFELFSAVLKYFPGTHRQISKNLQEILDYIGHSVEKHRATLNPSAPRDFIDTYLLRMEKEKANHHTEFHHQNLMISVLSLFFAGTETTSTTLRYSFLIMLKYPHVAEKVQEEIDQVIGSHRLPTLDDRTKMPYTDAVIHEIQRFTDLAPIGLPHRVTKDTLFRGYLLPKNTEVYPILSSALHDPRYFEQPDTFNPEHFLDANGALKKSEAFLPFSTGKRMCLGEGIARNELFLFFTTILQNFSLASPVAPENIDLTSNNSGAAKTPPPYQIHFLSR; from the exons ATGCTGTGTGGGACAGACACCATAAGGGAGGCTCTAGTGGACCATGCTGAGGCTTTCTCTGGCCGGGGGACAGTTGCTGTGCTTGATCCAATTGTTCAGGGATATG GTGTGATCTTTGCCAGTGGGGAACGTTGGAAGACCCTTCGACGATTCTCTCTGGCCACCATGAAAGACTTTGGGATGGGAAAGCGGAGTGTGGAGGAGTGGATTCAGGAGGAAGCCCAATGTTTGGTAGAGGAACTGAAGAAATATGAGG GAGCCCCCCTGAACCccaccttcttcttccagtccgtCGCAGCAAATATCATCTGCTCCATTGTCTTTGGAGAGCGCTTTGACTACAAAGACCACCAATTCCTTCATCTCCTGGAACTGATCTATAAGACATTTTCCCTCATGGGCTCATTTTCCAGCCAG GTGTTTGAGCTCTTCTCTGCTGTCCTGAAGTACTTTCCTGGCACCCACAGACAAATCTCCAAAAACCTGCAGGAAATCCTTGACTACATTGGCCATAGTGTGGAGAAGCACAGGGCCACCTTGAACCCCAGCGCTCCACGAGACTTCATTGATACCTACCTTCTGCGCATGGAGAAG GAGAAGGCCAACCACCACACAGAGTTCCATCACCAGAACCTCATGATCTCTgtactctctctcttctttgctggCACCGAGACCACCAGCACCACGCTCCGCTACAGCTTCCTGATCATGCTCAAGTATCCCCATGTCGCAG AGAAAGTCCAAGAGGAGATTGATCAGGTGATTGGCTCACACCGATTACCGACTCTTGATGATCGTACCAAAATGCCATACACTGATGCAGTCATCCACGAAATTCAGAGATTTACAGATCTTGCCCCAATTGGTCTACCACACAGAGTCACCAAAGACACACTGTTCCGTGGGTACCTGCTGCCCAAG AACACTGAGGTGTACCCCATCCTGAGTTCAGCTCTTCATGACCCACGGTACTTTGAACAACCAGACACCTTCAATCCTGAGCACTTCCTGGATGCCAATGGGGCACTGAAGAAAAGTGAAGCTTTTCTGCCCTTCTCCACGG GAAAGCGTATGTGTCTTGGAGAAGGCATTGCCCGCAATGAATTGTTCCTTTTCTTCACCACCATCCTCCAGAACTTCTCTTTGGCCAGCCCTGTAGCTCCTGAGAACATTGACCTCACTTCCAATAACAGTGGTGCAGCCAAAACACCCCCACCATACCAGATTCACTTCCTGTCCCGCTGA
- the LOC116101866 gene encoding cytochrome P450 2B19 isoform X3, with protein MGQGGKEDVTQEGVIFASGERWKTLRRFSLATMKDFGMGKRSVEEWIQEEAQCLVEELKKYEGAPLNPTFFFQSVAANIICSIVFGERFDYKDHQFLHLLELIYKTFSLMGSFSSQVFELFSAVLKYFPGTHRQISKNLQEILDYIGHSVEKHRATLNPSAPRDFIDTYLLRMEKEKANHHTEFHHQNLMISVLSLFFAGTETTSTTLRYSFLIMLKYPHVAEKVQEEIDQVIGSHRLPTLDDRTKMPYTDAVIHEIQRFTDLAPIGLPHRVTKDTLFRGYLLPKNTEVYPILSSALHDPRYFEQPDTFNPEHFLDANGALKKSEAFLPFSTGKRMCLGEGIARNELFLFFTTILQNFSLASPVAPENIDLTSNNSGAAKTPPPYQIHFLSR; from the exons ATGGGACAGGGTGGAAAGGAGGATGTGACCCAGGAAG GTGTGATCTTTGCCAGTGGGGAACGTTGGAAGACCCTTCGACGATTCTCTCTGGCCACCATGAAAGACTTTGGGATGGGAAAGCGGAGTGTGGAGGAGTGGATTCAGGAGGAAGCCCAATGTTTGGTAGAGGAACTGAAGAAATATGAGG GAGCCCCCCTGAACCccaccttcttcttccagtccgtCGCAGCAAATATCATCTGCTCCATTGTCTTTGGAGAGCGCTTTGACTACAAAGACCACCAATTCCTTCATCTCCTGGAACTGATCTATAAGACATTTTCCCTCATGGGCTCATTTTCCAGCCAG GTGTTTGAGCTCTTCTCTGCTGTCCTGAAGTACTTTCCTGGCACCCACAGACAAATCTCCAAAAACCTGCAGGAAATCCTTGACTACATTGGCCATAGTGTGGAGAAGCACAGGGCCACCTTGAACCCCAGCGCTCCACGAGACTTCATTGATACCTACCTTCTGCGCATGGAGAAG GAGAAGGCCAACCACCACACAGAGTTCCATCACCAGAACCTCATGATCTCTgtactctctctcttctttgctggCACCGAGACCACCAGCACCACGCTCCGCTACAGCTTCCTGATCATGCTCAAGTATCCCCATGTCGCAG AGAAAGTCCAAGAGGAGATTGATCAGGTGATTGGCTCACACCGATTACCGACTCTTGATGATCGTACCAAAATGCCATACACTGATGCAGTCATCCACGAAATTCAGAGATTTACAGATCTTGCCCCAATTGGTCTACCACACAGAGTCACCAAAGACACACTGTTCCGTGGGTACCTGCTGCCCAAG AACACTGAGGTGTACCCCATCCTGAGTTCAGCTCTTCATGACCCACGGTACTTTGAACAACCAGACACCTTCAATCCTGAGCACTTCCTGGATGCCAATGGGGCACTGAAGAAAAGTGAAGCTTTTCTGCCCTTCTCCACGG GAAAGCGTATGTGTCTTGGAGAAGGCATTGCCCGCAATGAATTGTTCCTTTTCTTCACCACCATCCTCCAGAACTTCTCTTTGGCCAGCCCTGTAGCTCCTGAGAACATTGACCTCACTTCCAATAACAGTGGTGCAGCCAAAACACCCCCACCATACCAGATTCACTTCCTGTCCCGCTGA